Part of the Natrarchaeobius halalkaliphilus genome is shown below.
ATCACGCTCCGAGGCTGACTCGAGAGGTATTTCAGACGTATCGAGCGCACGCAACGCCGGTTGACGGACTTCTCGAGGACTCGAACAGTATCCACAAGCGAGAGACCACGGAGATGAAGCTGGATACTGAGTTGCATCAGCTCGTGCGGTGTCGCTTCTCGCTCCACGACGTCTAACCGGATCTCTGGGCTGGATTCGGTGAGGATGGTGCGTTCGGGCATAAGCATCGCGAACGCCGCCGCCTCACTCGTTCAAACCCTAATCTGAACAGCACCCAGTAGATCGGGCACGAATTTAGTACAGATAGCGCTCGAACAAGACTCTATGAGCATCGTACAGGATCCCGAACACAGCGATGGAGCCCCAACGATCGAGGATACCGGTATCAGGGAAAAAGATATCGTAGTCGCCTACGAGCACAGCGGATACAAACCCGGCGAGATTACCCAGTTGTATCCGGATCCCCTGCTCGGTGATGTCCATCGCGCACTCGCCTATTACTATACTGTCGGACAGAACTATTTGAAGATCGGTCGCTCTCCTGCAGCCGTCTCCGATGGCGACGGCCGCGAATTTGTGACCGACTTCCCACTGACTTCTGTCCGACAGTATCAGTGGGGGAGGGTCTAAGAGCGGTTCACACTTCCAACGTCAGCGAGTTGGATCGAATCAGGTTGCATCGAGTTGCGGTGGGTGCGACAGCCGACACGGACCGGGGACGGATCGATTTCTCCTCGACGCCGTCCGGAACTGCCCCATCGTCTCGAGGCCGACGTCGTCGAACCGTTCGGACGCGTCCATCGAACCGGGCTGAAAATCGAAGTCGCCAGCAGGTACATGGCGCTCGACCGACTCTATCAGACATGGTCACTGAACGATATCGTTTTCGGTGTCACGACGTCGCAGATTGTGACGTGATCGTCTACAGCGAGTTCGAGGAGTCGATATACGAGGCCGCACGCTCTCATCTGAAGGATGT
Proteins encoded:
- a CDS encoding DUF433 domain-containing protein, whose protein sequence is MSIVQDPEHSDGAPTIEDTGIREKDIVVAYEHSGYKPGEITQLYPDPLLGDVHRALAYYYTVGQNYLKIGRSPAAVSDGDGREFVTDFPLTSVRQYQWGRV
- a CDS encoding DUF1059 domain-containing protein, whose protein sequence is MVTERYRFRCHDVADCDVIVYSEFEESIYEAARSHLKDVHGRDVSDEDVAPYIEHLS